The Gammaproteobacteria bacterium genome contains a region encoding:
- a CDS encoding DUF1592 domain-containing protein: MRLPIASLMAVAGFTAAVGHQSGPVAEQNPVPVPLSSAAEVARDVSPEDLTGVVRMYCQVCHNDALLTGNLTLAAFHVENAPESAETAEKMIRKLRAGMMPPPGMPRPAGDTLVMLVETLEQLIDEAAAGNPTPGNRSFQRLNRAEYAASIRDLLDLEIDGGDYLPLDTKSANFDNIADVQMLSPTNLDAYLRAADEISRLAVGIPDAPSNSVTYTNSGYASQWDRVPGAPRGTRGGVSVVHNFPADGDYTFQLWFEHTTTGEITGGVTPGEQIEISIDGEPLALLEVDRWMHVADPNGMSFTTEPFHVTAGPHRVSAVFLRQTDGPVEDILSPHDWSLSDRKIGSGSGYGITVLAHLKDLVILGPDNPTGISDTPSRRAIFSCMPSSAADARPCAREIVERLGSKAFRRPLESSEVASLMAFYDLKADDGFEDGVRTALQAILASPDFVFRVEETPVGARAGDLYPISDLDLASRLSYFLWGTLPDETLVDLADRGELSDPTMLRAQLTRMLADPRAEALGSRFAAQWLRLEDLEKVNPDRLLFPDYHEQLGNAMLAETELFFNNIVQEDRSALELFTADYTFVNERLARHYGIPGVAGEAFQRVRYPDDKRRGLFGHGSILTLTSHANRTSPVLRGKWVMEVMLGTPPPPPPPGVPDLDQIESSDGGRMLTTRERMERHRASPVCAACHQFMDPIGLALDNYDVTGRWRIREHSMPLDTRGTLWDGTPVESPSQLQEALLQRPIPLIRNFTVNLMAYALGRRVEYYDMPEIRAIVAAAEANDYRMSSFLTGVIESDAFRYSQVPDVVVEEASSR, encoded by the coding sequence ATGAGGCTACCCATCGCCAGTCTGATGGCGGTCGCCGGCTTCACCGCGGCAGTCGGGCATCAGTCGGGGCCGGTTGCGGAGCAGAACCCCGTGCCCGTCCCCCTTTCCTCAGCCGCCGAAGTCGCGCGGGACGTCTCCCCCGAAGACCTGACGGGCGTCGTGCGCATGTACTGTCAGGTGTGCCACAACGACGCGCTCCTGACCGGCAATCTCACCCTGGCCGCGTTCCACGTCGAGAACGCCCCGGAGTCCGCCGAGACCGCGGAGAAGATGATCCGCAAGCTGCGCGCGGGCATGATGCCTCCGCCCGGAATGCCGCGCCCCGCCGGCGACACCCTGGTCATGCTGGTCGAGACCCTCGAGCAGCTCATCGACGAAGCCGCCGCCGGCAACCCGACGCCGGGCAACCGCTCCTTCCAGCGCCTGAACCGGGCGGAGTACGCGGCATCCATCCGCGACCTGCTCGACCTCGAAATCGACGGCGGCGACTACCTGCCGCTCGACACCAAGAGCGCAAACTTCGACAACATCGCCGATGTCCAGATGCTCTCGCCGACCAACCTGGACGCTTACCTGCGGGCCGCGGACGAGATCAGCCGCCTGGCGGTCGGGATACCCGACGCTCCCAGCAACTCGGTGACCTATACGAATTCGGGCTACGCCTCGCAGTGGGATCGCGTGCCCGGCGCGCCCCGCGGCACCCGGGGGGGCGTCAGCGTGGTCCACAACTTCCCGGCGGACGGCGACTACACCTTCCAGCTCTGGTTCGAGCACACCACGACCGGCGAGATCACCGGCGGCGTGACTCCCGGCGAGCAGATCGAGATCTCCATCGACGGCGAGCCTCTTGCCCTGCTAGAGGTGGACCGCTGGATGCACGTCGCCGATCCCAACGGGATGAGCTTCACCACCGAGCCGTTCCATGTGACCGCGGGACCGCATCGGGTGAGCGCGGTCTTCCTTCGACAGACGGACGGACCCGTCGAGGACATCCTCTCGCCGCATGACTGGTCGCTCAGCGACCGCAAGATCGGGAGCGGCTCCGGCTACGGGATCACCGTGCTGGCCCACCTGAAGGACCTCGTCATTCTCGGTCCCGACAACCCGACCGGGATATCGGACACGCCCAGCCGGCGTGCCATCTTCAGTTGCATGCCTTCGTCGGCGGCCGATGCCCGCCCCTGCGCGCGCGAGATCGTCGAGAGGCTCGGCAGCAAGGCCTTCCGGCGCCCACTGGAGTCCTCCGAAGTCGCATCGCTGATGGCCTTCTACGACCTGAAGGCCGACGATGGCTTCGAGGACGGCGTTCGCACCGCGCTGCAGGCGATCCTGGCCAGCCCCGACTTCGTGTTCCGGGTGGAGGAAACGCCGGTGGGGGCGCGGGCGGGCGATCTGTATCCCATCTCCGACCTCGATCTGGCTTCGCGGCTGTCCTACTTCCTGTGGGGGACGCTTCCCGACGAGACCCTGGTAGACCTGGCCGACCGCGGCGAGCTCTCCGATCCGACCATGTTACGCGCACAGTTGACGCGCATGCTCGCCGATCCGCGCGCGGAGGCGCTCGGCTCGCGCTTCGCCGCCCAGTGGCTGCGGCTCGAGGACCTGGAGAAGGTCAATCCCGACCGCCTGCTCTTCCCGGACTACCATGAACAGCTCGGCAACGCCATGCTCGCCGAGACCGAGCTCTTCTTCAACAACATCGTCCAGGAGGACCGCAGCGCCCTGGAGCTCTTCACGGCGGACTACACGTTCGTGAACGAGCGGCTGGCCAGGCACTACGGCATCCCCGGCGTCGCCGGCGAAGCCTTCCAGCGGGTCCGGTACCCCGACGACAAGCGCCGCGGGCTGTTCGGACACGGGAGCATCCTCACGCTCACCTCCCACGCCAACCGTACCTCACCGGTGCTGCGCGGCAAGTGGGTGATGGAGGTCATGCTCGGCACGCCGCCGCCGCCACCGCCGCCCGGCGTACCGGATCTCGATCAGATCGAGAGCAGCGACGGTGGCCGCATGCTGACCACCCGCGAGCGCATGGAGCGTCACCGCGCGAGCCCGGTGTGCGCCGCCTGTCACCAGTTCATGGACCCGATCGGCCTGGCGCTGGACAACTACGACGTGACCGGCCGGTGGCGCATTCGCGAACACAGCATGCCGCTCGATACCCGCGGGACGCTCTGGGACGGCACGCCGGTGGAGAGCCCGTCGCAACTGCAGGAAGCGCTCCTGCAGCGGCCCATCCCCCTGATTCGCAATTTCACGGTGAACCTGATGGCATACGCGCTGGGCCGCCGCGTCGAGTACTACGACATGCCCGAGATCCGGGCGATCGTGGCGGCCGCCGAAGCCAACGACTACAGGATGTCGTCGTTCCTCACGGGCGTGATCGAGAGCGACGCCTTCCGCTATAGCCAGGTACCCGACGTCGTCGTCGAGGAGGCGTCGAGCAGATAG
- a CDS encoding creatininase family protein has protein sequence MKVWSALSVLILAAVAFLVMRPGQAPDSQAPTAMQAPTPEEREAAFQAEIRMENPIAPLNSVWIEELTWIEVRDAMAAGKTTAIIPTGGIEQNGPYVALGKHNYVLEGACDAIARELGNALCTPIIKLVPEGGFEPKTGHMRYPGTLTVRDETFQMMLEDVGHSLHVHGFEHIIYIGDSGGNQTGMAAAAAALNERWGETKAHHIAGYYDNAGVVARMNELGVEEGPGDGYHDTYWLTSMQMTVDPSTVRYDERVAAGKATINGVSIAPKEETIALGEQLMEWRNNKTVELIREAIAGN, from the coding sequence ATGAAAGTATGGTCCGCTCTATCCGTTCTCATTCTGGCGGCGGTAGCGTTTCTCGTCATGCGTCCCGGCCAGGCCCCGGACTCGCAGGCCCCCACCGCCATGCAGGCGCCGACGCCCGAAGAACGGGAGGCCGCCTTCCAGGCCGAGATCCGCATGGAAAATCCCATCGCTCCGCTGAACTCCGTATGGATCGAGGAGCTGACCTGGATCGAGGTGCGCGACGCGATGGCCGCCGGCAAGACCACCGCCATCATTCCCACCGGGGGCATCGAGCAGAACGGCCCCTACGTCGCGCTGGGCAAGCACAACTACGTACTCGAAGGGGCGTGCGACGCCATCGCGCGCGAGCTCGGCAACGCGCTTTGCACGCCGATCATCAAGCTGGTGCCGGAGGGCGGATTCGAGCCCAAAACCGGGCACATGCGCTATCCCGGCACACTTACCGTGCGTGACGAGACCTTCCAGATGATGCTTGAGGACGTGGGGCACAGCCTTCACGTGCACGGCTTCGAGCACATCATCTACATCGGCGACAGCGGTGGGAACCAGACCGGAATGGCAGCGGCTGCGGCCGCCCTCAACGAGCGCTGGGGCGAGACCAAGGCGCACCACATCGCGGGCTACTACGACAACGCCGGCGTGGTGGCGCGCATGAACGAGTTGGGGGTGGAGGAAGGCCCCGGCGACGGCTATCACGACACCTACTGGCTGACCTCCATGCAGATGACGGTCGATCCCTCGACCGTGCGCTACGACGAGCGGGTCGCGGCCGGGAAGGCAACGATCAACGGCGTCTCGATCGCTCCCAAGGAGGAGACCATCGCTCTGGGCGAGCAGTTGATGGAGTGGCGCAACAACAAGACCGTGGAGCTGATCCGCGAGGCGATCGCCGGGAACTAG
- a CDS encoding amidohydrolase, whose protein sequence is MRASSFDRSPGHPDSLFPHHRAGLFPAFLAGVLLLGAAACEQGASTGAVTPDRILHNGQVVTVDDDFSIAEAIAWRQGPNGSEIMRVGGDEEVLALAGPDTRVTDLEGRVVLPGLIDSHLHFSQLGIEAEFENDLRYAMSTGEIVQLVADLMERLDPEPGEWVTSRGWDEHKYERPFTRWQIDEHTPDNPVRLGRVYRGVAVNTAAFRLMGIDDSDSSTWPDWWLQDLDWFNYEDRVFREMRTLTVDGETRDVEVPTGMFLGNAVQLVTVSPPQRDYEAQIRAIDYGSREMTSLGVTSIVDPGGGGRVMRAYQDARDRGLLHFRILQVYEGMWNTQSPEEIDAHFATLPFNNLGDRFLRWRGTKWQIDGGAGTRSSWVSQPFVDWETIEGEPNYGYHWVEDDVREAQLRPTVDRGWEPHIHSTGDLGMKQTVDIYAKLMDSIRAEDPDADLRWSVIHAYLPMEEETSVLDKMAEYGIIAAVNPSFIYHQGRSFSANLSPERMARLKPMRSYLDSGVRIAVGSDYGTSPYSPWIGLYALLTRTDLWGDQHGPEQIVTLEEALRGMTIDNAYLTYSDDWAGSLEPGKVADLVVLDLEDLWELEREPDGILELGDRVLLTLVDGNAAFRRAGFAF, encoded by the coding sequence ATGCGCGCATCCAGCTTCGACCGCTCCCCCGGGCACCCGGATTCCCTCTTCCCGCATCACCGGGCCGGCCTGTTTCCCGCGTTCCTGGCGGGCGTGCTGCTGCTCGGCGCGGCCGCGTGCGAGCAGGGCGCGTCCACGGGCGCCGTCACCCCCGACCGCATCCTGCACAACGGCCAGGTCGTCACCGTCGACGACGACTTCTCGATTGCGGAGGCCATCGCCTGGCGCCAGGGCCCGAACGGCTCGGAGATCATGCGGGTCGGCGGCGACGAGGAGGTTCTCGCCCTCGCCGGACCCGACACGCGCGTGACCGACCTGGAGGGCCGTGTCGTCCTGCCGGGCCTGATCGACTCGCATCTCCATTTCTCCCAGTTGGGGATCGAGGCGGAGTTCGAGAACGACCTGCGCTACGCGATGAGCACCGGCGAGATCGTGCAACTGGTCGCCGACCTGATGGAGCGCCTCGACCCCGAGCCCGGCGAATGGGTCACGAGCCGCGGCTGGGACGAGCACAAGTACGAGCGGCCCTTCACCCGCTGGCAGATCGACGAGCATACGCCGGACAACCCGGTCCGCCTCGGCCGGGTGTACCGCGGCGTCGCGGTCAACACCGCCGCCTTCCGCCTGATGGGCATCGACGACTCCGACTCCTCCACCTGGCCCGACTGGTGGCTCCAGGACCTGGACTGGTTCAACTACGAGGACAGAGTCTTCCGCGAGATGCGCACGCTGACGGTGGATGGTGAGACACGCGACGTGGAGGTCCCCACCGGGATGTTCCTGGGCAACGCGGTGCAACTGGTCACGGTGAGCCCGCCACAGCGCGACTACGAGGCGCAGATTCGCGCCATCGACTACGGGAGCCGCGAGATGACCAGCCTGGGCGTGACCAGCATCGTGGATCCCGGCGGCGGCGGACGGGTGATGCGCGCCTACCAGGACGCCCGCGACCGCGGCCTGCTCCATTTCCGCATCCTGCAGGTCTACGAGGGCATGTGGAACACCCAGTCCCCGGAGGAGATCGACGCCCACTTCGCCACCCTCCCCTTCAACAACCTCGGCGACCGCTTCCTGCGCTGGCGGGGCACCAAGTGGCAGATCGACGGCGGAGCGGGCACGCGCAGCTCATGGGTCTCACAGCCCTTCGTTGACTGGGAGACCATCGAAGGCGAGCCCAACTACGGGTACCACTGGGTGGAAGACGACGTGCGCGAGGCCCAGTTGCGCCCGACCGTCGACCGTGGCTGGGAGCCCCACATCCATTCGACCGGCGACCTGGGCATGAAGCAGACGGTCGACATCTACGCGAAGCTGATGGACTCCATCCGGGCCGAAGACCCCGATGCCGATCTGCGCTGGAGCGTCATCCACGCCTACCTGCCCATGGAGGAAGAAACCAGCGTGCTCGACAAGATGGCCGAATACGGCATCATCGCGGCCGTCAACCCGTCGTTCATCTACCACCAGGGCCGTTCTTTCTCCGCCAACCTGAGCCCGGAGCGCATGGCCCGGCTGAAGCCGATGCGCAGCTACCTGGACTCAGGCGTGCGCATCGCGGTGGGCTCCGACTACGGCACCTCCCCCTACAGCCCCTGGATCGGGCTCTACGCTCTGCTCACGCGCACGGATCTCTGGGGAGACCAGCACGGACCGGAGCAGATCGTCACGCTCGAGGAGGCGCTGCGCGGGATGACCATCGACAACGCCTACCTGACCTATTCGGACGACTGGGCGGGCAGCCTGGAGCCGGGCAAGGTGGCCGACCTGGTGGTGCTCGACCTCGAGGACCTGTGGGAGCTGGAGCGCGAGCCCGACGGGATTCTCGAGCTGGGCGACCGCGTCCTGCTCACGCTGGTGGACGGGAACGCGGCCTTCCGCAGGGCGGGATTCGCGTTCTGA
- a CDS encoding TonB-dependent receptor, protein MSMRSLAGSIPAVLAMAFGPVSSSAQVEHEGEIEGVVRDADSSEPLAGALVSVDGTARMAITHGDGTFHVPVPGLGIFTVRVERLGYRTVSLEVDASRAEVLQVALEANPIALPAVVATGSLVARAANETLRPTTVFAGEDLQRRLAGSLAETLASEPGLAVTSMGPGSAQPVIRGLSGDRILMLEDGERVGDQFASGPDHATALDPSSARRIEVIRGPGAILYGSNALGGVINVVRDDVPSSVPHHFTGAFTLQGQSASNAASGSLNATYGLTDHIPVRLEFTRRTGGDLKTPVGTLKNTSTDLLELSGGTSWVDDWGHVGATFRYYDNDYGIPGGFVGGHEAGVRVEMERTATRFRSLFRPERAFETIEIDAGHTWYEHREIEPPNILGTLFDRQTVSGEILARHASWGPFSSGGVGSRASWESFGFGGGLYTPNSTHTSFAVFGLEEVDLEPVRLEAGLRYDWARARPHREDTSSDIGHIRTRSFAAASGSVGALARVTSSLTVGASLARAFRTPSINELYSEGPHLAAYAFEVGNPSLDTELGTGIDLFARVTGNRLNAEMTLFRNAISGYVFPLETGELSRVRLPIFQFHGEDAVLAGFESALEWAVVGDLTVEAVASYVRGRIAATEEHQHDVRERSTLGALPLIPPLQGRFAVGYAPRDWFVEAETRVAARQDRTGPFESATDGYAVFDLSAGIRITVGGRLNVITVRGENLGNTEYRNHLSRVKEIMPEAGRSISVAYRVVF, encoded by the coding sequence ATGTCGATGAGGAGTCTGGCCGGTTCGATTCCGGCAGTGCTGGCAATGGCTTTCGGGCCCGTGAGCTCGTCCGCTCAGGTCGAGCACGAGGGCGAGATCGAGGGCGTCGTGCGCGATGCGGACTCGAGCGAGCCTCTCGCCGGCGCCCTGGTGTCCGTCGACGGCACGGCGCGCATGGCCATCACCCATGGTGACGGAACTTTCCACGTGCCCGTGCCCGGGCTGGGCATCTTCACGGTGCGCGTCGAACGCCTGGGCTATCGAACGGTTTCGCTCGAAGTGGATGCCTCCAGGGCGGAAGTGCTGCAGGTGGCGTTGGAAGCCAATCCCATCGCCCTGCCGGCCGTGGTGGCGACCGGGTCGCTCGTGGCGCGAGCGGCCAACGAGACGTTGCGCCCGACCACCGTATTCGCGGGAGAGGATCTGCAGCGCCGGCTTGCCGGAAGCCTGGCGGAAACCCTGGCGTCCGAGCCCGGACTGGCGGTGACCAGCATGGGACCGGGTTCCGCGCAGCCGGTGATCCGGGGGCTCAGCGGAGACCGCATCCTGATGCTCGAGGACGGGGAACGGGTCGGCGACCAGTTTGCGAGCGGGCCCGACCACGCCACCGCGCTCGATCCATCGTCCGCGCGCCGAATCGAGGTAATCCGCGGACCGGGCGCGATTCTTTACGGAAGCAATGCTCTCGGCGGCGTCATCAACGTCGTGCGCGATGACGTGCCCTCGTCCGTGCCGCACCACTTTACGGGCGCGTTCACACTGCAGGGCCAAAGCGCCAGCAACGCGGCGAGCGGGAGTCTGAACGCCACCTATGGCCTGACCGACCACATCCCCGTACGGCTGGAATTCACGCGTCGCACCGGCGGCGACCTGAAGACTCCGGTCGGAACGCTGAAGAACACGAGCACGGACCTGCTGGAGCTCTCCGGCGGGACATCCTGGGTGGATGACTGGGGCCATGTCGGCGCCACCTTCCGTTACTACGACAATGACTATGGCATTCCCGGAGGGTTCGTCGGAGGTCACGAAGCCGGGGTTCGCGTCGAGATGGAGCGAACGGCGACCCGGTTCCGCAGTCTCTTTCGGCCCGAGCGCGCCTTCGAGACCATCGAGATCGACGCGGGACACACCTGGTATGAGCACAGGGAGATCGAACCCCCCAACATTCTGGGAACGCTCTTCGATCGCCAGACCGTAAGCGGCGAGATCCTGGCCCGCCACGCGAGTTGGGGTCCGTTTTCGTCGGGAGGGGTGGGGTCGCGGGCATCCTGGGAGAGCTTCGGTTTCGGGGGCGGACTCTACACCCCCAATTCCACGCATACCTCCTTTGCCGTATTCGGGCTGGAAGAGGTCGATCTGGAGCCGGTGCGCCTGGAAGCCGGCCTGCGCTACGACTGGGCGCGCGCGCGACCGCACCGGGAGGATACCTCATCCGACATCGGCCACATCCGCACCAGATCCTTCGCCGCGGCATCGGGATCGGTGGGCGCTCTGGCACGGGTGACGAGCAGTCTCACGGTGGGCGCCTCTCTCGCCCGGGCCTTCCGCACCCCCAGCATCAACGAACTCTACTCCGAGGGTCCCCATCTGGCCGCATATGCCTTCGAAGTCGGCAACCCGTCGCTCGATACCGAGCTCGGAACCGGCATCGACCTCTTCGCTCGCGTCACCGGAAACCGGCTCAACGCGGAGATGACGTTGTTCCGCAACGCCATCTCGGGATACGTCTTCCCTCTCGAAACCGGAGAGCTGAGCCGGGTGCGGCTGCCCATCTTCCAGTTCCATGGGGAAGACGCCGTCCTGGCCGGCTTCGAGAGCGCGCTCGAATGGGCGGTGGTCGGCGATCTGACCGTGGAGGCGGTGGCATCCTACGTGCGCGGCAGGATAGCAGCCACGGAGGAGCATCAGCATGACGTGCGCGAGCGGAGTACGCTCGGAGCGCTTCCGCTGATTCCGCCACTGCAGGGGCGGTTCGCCGTCGGCTACGCGCCGCGCGACTGGTTCGTCGAGGCCGAGACCCGGGTTGCGGCCCGCCAGGACCGGACCGGTCCCTTCGAGAGCGCAACCGACGGATACGCTGTTTTCGATCTCTCCGCGGGAATCCGCATCACGGTCGGAGGGCGGCTGAACGTGATCACCGTGCGGGGGGAAAACCTTGGCAATACCGAGTACAGAAACCACCTGTCCCGCGTGAAGGAGATCATGCCCGAAGCGGGAAGATCCATCAGCGTGGCATATCGCGTCGTCTTCTAG